A single region of the Lycium barbarum isolate Lr01 chromosome 2, ASM1917538v2, whole genome shotgun sequence genome encodes:
- the LOC132627844 gene encoding protein ROOT INITIATION DEFECTIVE 3, with protein sequence MTEQELVMASSPTDAGIGCWELRTGAEHLRYRTCSSPSHGLTCVGGRFLASSQLRETKSSSGSILYWSWNKPQVEVKSFPAEPINPLVSNSEGTYIAGGGASGDIFLWQVATGKLLKKWHAHYRGVTCLIFNDDQSLLISGSEDGSVRVWSLIMIFDDVLRGKAKQPYEYSFSEHSLKVTDVVIGYGGANAIIVSASEDRTCKVWSLSKGKLLRNIVFPSIIDAIALDHGEDVFYAGGRDGKIYIAALNAVADPSSNYGLHILGCLSEQSKAITCLALSADGGLLISGSEDGMVRVWNTKNHNIARIFRHAKGPVNNIVVVRQPSFLSTRGSVNSQMPSIKRHGVSLAPPLEKYANSADENDYKAVIGPRIDPERSVEASYISIQTLNNQILELQRQGSSAAAEMEIERLKLDRGRSMQVIQQWEKKFESLHQFCVTELLDGEQAGNA encoded by the exons ATGACAGAGCAGGAATTGGTAATGGCTTCGTCGCCAACAGACGCGGGTATTGGTTGTTGGGAGCTACGTACTGGCGCCGAGCACCTCCGTTATCGAACTTGCTCCTCTCCTTCCCACGGCCTCACTTGTGTTGGCGGCCGCTTTCTCGCTTCTTCTCAACTCCGTGAAACTAAATCTTCTTCAGGCTCTATCCTTTACTGGTCCTGGAATAAG CCTCAAGTGGAAGTTAAAAGCTTCCCTGCGGAACCTATAAATCCACTTGTTTCGAACAGTGAAGGAACTTATATAGCCGGAGGAGGTGCATCCGGTGATATATTCTTGTGGCAG GTTGCGACTGGTAAACTACTTAAGAAGTGGCACGCTCACTATAGGGGAGTTACTTGCTTGATATTCAATGATGACCAATCACTTCTGATTTCTGGTTCAGAGGATGGATCTGTTCGAGTTTGGTCTCTTATAAT GATATTTGATGACGTATTGAGGGGGAAAGCAAAACAGCCTTATGAATATAGTTTCTCCGAGCATTCTTTGAAGGTGACTGATGTTGTGATTGGATACGGTGGAGCTAATGCAATTATTGTTTCTGCTTCAGAAGATAGAACTTGCAAG GTTTGGAGTCTTTCAAAGGGAAAATTGTTGAGAAACATTGTGTTTCCGTCAATAATTGATGCAATTGCATTGGACCACGGGGAAGATGTCTTCTATGCTGGTGGTAGAGATGGGAAAATATACATAGCTGCACTAAATGCTGTTGCTGACCCCAGCAGTAATTATGGATTGCACATTCTTGGTTGTCTGTCTGAGCAAAG TAAGGCGATTACATGCTTAGCATTAAGTGCGGACGGGGGATTGCTAATTTCTGGATCAGAGGATGGCATGGTTCGAGTTTGGAACACCAAAAACCATAACATCGCCCGAATTTTTAGGCATGCAAAAG GTCCAGTTAACAATATTGTTGTTGTTAGACAACCATCTTTTCTGAGTACCAGAGGATCTGTGAATTCTCAAATGCCCTCCATAAAGAGACATGGGGTGTCATTAGCTCCACCATTGGAAAAGTATGCTAACTCAGCAGATGAAAATGACTATAAGGCGGTAATTGGCCCCAGGATCGATCCTGAAAGATCTGTTGAAGCTTCATATATCAGTATTCAGACACTAAATAATCAAATCTTAGAGCTTCAG AGACAAGGGTCTTCTGCTGCTGCTGAAATGGAGATCGAAAGGCTAAAACTTGACCGCGGCAGGTCCATGCAAGTGATTCAGCAGTGGGAAAAGAAGTTTGAAAGTCTACATCAGTTTTGTGTAACCGAGCTATTGGATGGGGAACAAGCTGGAAATGCTTAG
- the LOC132623351 gene encoding transcription factor HEC1-like, giving the protein MDIDMLKSAASSEDQMEMMLMMQLDKFPDFSTGNCSELPMMEFSPQGSCNSNNSGDNNNYNFHQIDQNSQSFLNMPSTISFTNSSPIHQNPNFLANSGSNSGAFNSHSMNRSNMAAMREMIFRIAAMQPINIDPESVKPPKRRNVKISTDPQSVAARHRRERISERIRILQRLVPGGTKMDTASMLDEAIHYVKFLKNQVQSLERAGATRPANGTAATAGLGFPVPMSLSGNYLPVSSKSYLPSPHHHHQNIQQYADALFDQRNRKK; this is encoded by the exons ATGGATATTGACATGCTCAAATCAGCAGCATCTTCTGAAGATCAAATGGAAATGATGCTCATGATGCAATTGGACAAATTTCCCGACTTCTCTACTG GTAACTGTTCTGAATTGCCAATGATGGAGTTTAGTCCACAAGGAAGTTGCAACAGCAACAATAGCGGCGACAACAATAATTATAATTTCCATCAAATTGACCAAAATTCACAAAGTTTCTTGAACATGCCTTCGACAATTTCATTCACAAACTCTTCTCCAATCCATCAAAATCCTAATTTCTTAGCCAATTCTGGTAGTAATTCAGGTGCATTTAATTCGCATTCGATGAATCGTAGCAACATGGCAGCAATGAGAGAAATGATATTCAGAATTGCAGCAATGCAGCCAATTAATATAGACCCTGAATCTGTGAAACCACCAAAAAGAAGGAACGTAAAAATATCGACTGATCCACAAAGTGTCGCAGCGCGTCATAGGAGAGAAAGGATAAGTGAAAGGATAAGGATTTTACAAAGATTAGTACCTGGTGGTACAAAAATGGACACTGCATCAATGTTAGATGAAGCAATTCATTATgtgaaattcttgaagaatcaaGTGCAATCACTGGAAAGAGCAGGTGCAACTAGGCCAGCTAATGGTACTGCTGCTACTGCAGGATTAGGATTCCCTGTGCCAATGTCTTTAAGTGGGAATTATTTGCCTGTGAGTTCAAAAAGTTATCTGCCtagtcctcatcatcatcatcaaaatattcaacaatatGCAGATGCTTTGTTTGATCAAAGAAACAGAAAGAAGTAG